The Humulus lupulus chromosome 4, drHumLupu1.1, whole genome shotgun sequence genome has a window encoding:
- the LOC133830337 gene encoding carotenoid 9,10(9',10')-cleavage dioxygenase 1-like: MAELDVKNNKLSYNQDQYSSSVGVVSVNPKPNNGLSSKLLDWFESLVVKLMHGSSSTHPTHHFLSGNYAPVPNETPPVNDLPVTGHLPECLNGEFVRVGPNPKFAPLAGFHWFDGDGMIHGLRIKDGRATYVSRYVRTSRITQEHFFGGPKFMKIGDLKGLFGLLMLNIQMLRSKLKVLDLSYGNGTANTALTYHHGKLLALSEVDKPYVIKVLEDGDLQTLGLLNYDKRLTHSFTAHPKVDPFTGEMFTFGYAHTPPYITYRIISKDGFMHDPVTITVSDPIMMHDFAITENYAIFMDLPMFFRPKEMVKENKLIFSFDTTKNARFGVLPRYAKDELLIKWFELPNCFIFHNANAWEEEDDEVVMISCRIENPDLDMYSGGIKEKLNINASLYEMRFNMKTGLASQRQLSASAVDFPRVNESYIGRKQRYVYGTRFDNLAKVTGIVKFDLHAEPESSGKTCLEVGGNIQGMYDLGPGRFGSEAIFVPKVPGVNSEEDDGYLIFFVHDENSGKSKVHVIDAKTMSEDPIAVIDLPCRVPYGFHAFFVSEEQLQEQAKP; encoded by the exons ATGGCGGAACTAGATGTGAAGAACAACAAGCTTAGCTACAACCAAGACCAATATAGTAGCAGCGTTGGAGTCGTCTCTGTTAATCCAAAACCTAACAATGGCCTCTCTTCGAAGCTCCTCGACTGGTTCGAGAGCCTCGTCGTTAAGCTCATGCACGGCTCTTCTTCCACTCATCCTACTCACCACTTTCTCTCCGGTAACTATGCTCCGGTTCCCAATGAAACTCCTCCGGTCAACGACCTCCCTGTCACCGGCCACCTTCCG gaGTGCTTAAATGGAGAGTTTGTTCGAGTGGGTCCAAATCCCAAGTTTGCTCCACTAGCTGGATTTCACTG GTTTGATGGAGATGG AATGATTCATGGTTTGCGCATTAAGGATGGAAGAGCAACATATGTGTCTCGTTATGTTAGAACTTCACGTATTACACAAGAACACTTCTTTGGAGGTCCCAAATTCATGAAG ATTGGAGACCTGAAAGGGCTTTTTGGGTTACTCATGTTGAACATACAAATGCTCAGATCAAAACTCAAAGTGTTAGATCTTTCATATGGAAATGGAACAG CTAATACAGCTCTTACATATCACCATGGGAAACTCCTAGCACTGTCAGAGGTAGACAAACCAT ATGTCATTAAAGTGTTGGAAGATGGAGATCTGCAAACTCTTGGCCTGTTGAATTATGACAAGAGATTGACTCATTCATTCACAGCACATCCAAAGGTTGATCCATTTACAG GAGAGATGTTTACATTTGGGTATGCACATACTCCTCCTTACATCACTTACAGAATTATTTCCAAAGATGGTTTCATGCATGATCCAGTTACTATAACAGTATCAGACCCCATCATGATGCATGACTTTGCCATTACTGAAAATTATGCCATTTTCATGGATCTTCCCATGTTTTTCAGACCAAAG GAAATGGTGAAGGAAAACAAGCTGATATTCTCATTTGACACCACCAAAAATGCTCGATTTGGTGTGCTTCCACGGTATGCAAAGGATGAGCTTCTGATCAAATGGTTTGAGCTTCCAAATTGCTTCATATTCCATAATG CCAATGCTTGGGAGGAGGAAGATGATGAGGTTGTTATGATCAGTTGTCGTATTGAGAAccctgatttggacatgtacagTGGGGGTATCAAAGAAAAGCTTAACATAAATGCTTCTCT ATATGAGATGAGATTCAACATGAAAACTGGTCTAGCTTCCCAAAGACAACTTTCAGCATCAGCTGTAGATTTTCCTAGGGTGAATGAGAGCTACATTGGCAG GAAACAACGATATGTGTATGGAACCAGATTTGACAACCTTGCAAAAGTGACAGGAATTGTGAAGTTTGATCTACATGCTGAGCCAGAGAGTTCTGGTAAAACATGCTTAGAGGTTGGTGGAAATATTCAAGGCATGTATGATCTTGGACCTGGTAGATTTGGCTCAGAAGCTATATTTGTTCCCAAGGTTCCTGGAGTCAATTCTGAAGAAGATGATGGCTACCTAATATTCTTTGTTCATGATGAGAATTCTGG AAAATCAAAGGTTCATGTGATTGATGCAAAGACAATGTCGGAAGATCCCATTGCTGTAATTGATTTGCCTTGTAGAGTTCCCTATGGATTTCATGCCTTCTTTGTCAGTGAG GAACAACTACAAGAACAAGCAAAACCCTGA